The Pseudomonas fulva 12-X sequence TTCCGCCCAAGGCGGCCTGATAACCTGCTCACGATCTGCTGTGCGTCGGCACGTCTGCGCCAGCCAAGCCCGGGCGAGGCGCCGCCAGATGCTCATCTACCACCTGTGAACTCGAGGAAACCCCATGACCGCACTGTCGAAAGCCACTTGTGAAGCCTGCAGCGCCGATGCGCCCAAAGTCAGCGAGGCCGAACTGGCACAGCTGATCAAGGAAATCCCGGACTGGAACATCGAGGTTCGCGACGGCGTGATGCAGCTCGAACGCGCCTATTCTTTTCGCACCTTCAAGCATGCGCTGGCCTTCACCAATGCGGTGGGCGAAATCGCCGAGAGCGAGAACCACCACCCGTCGCTACTCACCGAATGGGGCAAGGTCACCGTTACTTGGTGGAGCCATTCGATCAAGGGCCTGCACCGCAACGATTTCATCATGGCGGCGCGCACCGATGAGCTGGCGAAGGTGGCCGAAGGGCGCAAGTAAAATGCCCCGATAGCGGGAAAAACTCGCTCTTTGCGCACCGCGCTGGTGCCTTTCACTGCCCGCAAAAATGGCCATACCGTTCGTCGTAAAAATTAATATATAAAAATCAAATAGATATAAACCTCCATCAAGGGTCCGTGGCGCGCTTCCTGCTTGCCATTACCGGCATAGTTCCCTAGGGTTGTTCGCCATGTGGTCCTTGATTGCCCCTATCAGCTCGTTGCTGGGTGGGGTCGCGTTACTCCTTCTCGGCAACGGACTGCTCAATACTCTACTGACTCTGCGTGGCGTCGCCGAAGGCTACTCCACCGGGATGCTCGGCCTGATCATGTCCGGGTATTTCGTCGGTTTCCTGCTCGGCACCTGGCTGGCGATTCCGCTGGTGCGTCGCGTTGGGCATATCCGTGCCTTCTCGTTCTGCGCCGCCCTGGCCGCCATCACCGCCCTGCTCCACGTGCTGCTCGTCGACCCCTGGGTCTGGCTCAGCTTGCGGGTGCTCTATGGCCTGGCGTTGGTCAGCCTGTACATGGTCATCGAGAGCTGGCTCAACGCCCAGGTTCCCAACGACAAGCGCGGGCAGATGTTCGCCGTGTACATGGCGGTCAACCTCGGCGCCCTGGCGGCCGCCCAGCAACTGCTGAACCTGGCCGATCCGGCTGACTTCCTGCTGTTCGCCCTGGCGGCGATGCTGATCAGCGCGGCCCTGATGCCCATCACCCTGACCCGCCAGGCGCAGCCCAACGTGCCCGACACCCTGCACACCAACCTGCGCGCCATCGTCGGCATAGCGCCGCTGTCGATCGCCGCGGCCGGCCTTTCCGGCCTGGCACTGGGTGCGTTCTGGGGGATGGCGCCGGTGTATGCCAGCCTCAACGGCTTCGACGCGGCCGGCGTCGGCCTGATGATGAGCGCGACCATTCTCGGTGGCGCGCTGCTGCAATGGCCGATCGGGCGTTTTTCCGATACCCACGACCGGCGCTGGGCGCTGTTCTGGGTGGTCAGCGCAGCGGTCATCGTCGCGTTGGTGATGAGCTTGCTGCCCGCTGGCCGCCCGCTGCTGGGATTGATGTTCCTGTTCGGCGGGCTGTCGTTCGCCATCTACCCCATCGCCGTGGCGCAGTTGATCGACCAGCTGCACAGCGACGAGATCCTGTCCGGCTCCAGCAGCCTGCTGATGGTCAACGGCATCGGCTCGGTATGCGGCCCGCTGCTCGCCGGCTTGCTCATGCAATACAGCGGCGCGGCGGCATTGCCGCTGTACTTCGCCGCCACCCTGGGCTTGCTGGCGGCCTACACCTTCTATCGCCTGCGCCATGTCAGCGACCTGGTCGCCGGTGAACAGGCGCACTTCGTGCCGATGCTGCGCACCAGCCACACCGTGCTGGAGCTGATGCCCGATGCCCCGCCGTCTGCGGATGACGTCGATTCGGACAACGATCACACCGGTGACGAGCGGGAGCCCGTCACCACTTCGTCGTAGGCACACGCACGCCTACATAACAGAGGCGCCACCAAGGTGCCCGTTTTGCTCGCCGGTCGATGCCGGCGTTTTGACAGGGAGACAGCCCATGCTACTTGCTACCGATCTCGATGGAACCTTTCTAGCCGGTGATCCCGAGGATCGCCTGAGCCTCTACCAGACCATCGCCGCCCACCCGGAAATCCAGCTGGCCTACGTCACCGGGCGCAGCCTCGAAGCGGTCCTGCCGCTGCTCGCCGACCCCACCCTGCCGCAACCGGACTTCATCATCGCCGATGTCGGCGCCACCTTCGTGCATGGCGACAGCCTGCAGCCCATTCAACAGCTGCAAAGCCAGGTCGATGCCCGCTGGCCGGGTGAGAGCCAGGTGGCACAAGCCCTGGAAAGTTTCGGCCTGGAACGCCAGGACGTGCCCCAGGCGCGCCGCTGCTCGTACTTCTGCACGCCCGAACAGGCCGCCGACCCGGCCCTGGCCCAGGCTGCAGAAAGGCTAGGTTGCGATCTGCTGTATTCCGCGGATCGCTACCTCGACTTTCTGCCCAAGGGCGTCAACAAGGGCACCAGCCTCAAGGCGCTGGTCGAATGGTTGGGGCTCGATGACGGCGAGGTGCTGGCCTGCGGCGACACCCTGAATGACCTGAACATGCTCGACGGCACCTACAAGGGCATTTGCGTGGGCGAATCCGAGCCCAACCTGATCAAGGCCACCGAGCATCAGTCGTGGATCCTGCATGCGGACCGCCCTGGCTGCGGCGGAATTCTGCAGGCCTTCGTGCATTTCGGCTTTCTTGGCGAGCACGGCATCGCCGCCGAAAAACGCACCGCCACCAAGCCGGGTCGCGCCGAGCTGGTGATGGTCTATCACCGCCTGCCCTACGAGGAACATCGCGGCGCGGACGGCAAGGTGCAGCGCCGCCGCCCGACCTCGCCCAACGGCATCATCCCCACCCTGATGAGTTTCTTCGGCGACTCGCGCCCGGGTTCTTGGGTCGCCTGGGCCGTCGACGAAGGCGGCGACGAGCCGTTCGAAACCCACACCACTGTGGATGCCGAGCGCTACCCGAAACTCACCGCTGCCCGGGTGGCGCTGAGCAAGCGGGAAGTCGACATCTTCTACAAGCGCTTCTCCAAGGAAGCCTTCTGGCCGACGCTGCACACCTTCTGGGAGCGCGCGCGCTTTGACGAAGACGACTGGCAGGTGTTTCTCAAGGTCAACCGCGCCTTCGCCGAGCGTACCGCCAAGGAAGCCGCCGAAGGTGCCGTGGTGTGGCTGCACGACTACAACCTATGGATGGTGCCGGGCTACCTGCGCGAGCTGCGCCCGGACCTACGAATCGCCTTCTTCCACCACACCTACTTCCCGTCGGCCGACGTGTTCAACGTCTTGCCGTGGCGCCGGCAGATCATCGGCAGCCTGCTGCAGTGCGACTACATCGGCTTTCATATCCCGCGCCAGGTGGAGAACTTCGTCGACGTGGCCCGCGGCGTCACGCCGCTCAAGACCGTCAGCCGGCAGAGCTGCGCACCGCGCTTCGTCACCTACGGCTGCGCCGTTGGCTTGGAGCGCATGACCACCGCGGTGGACACCGGCAGCCGGGTGGTCAAGCTCGGCGCACACCCGGTCGGCCTGGATATCGACCGTGTACGCAACGCCCTGGCCCAGGACAAGACCCGCGAGCAGATGGCCAACCTGCGCGAGGAGCTGAGCGGCATCAAGCTGATCCTGTCGGTCGAGCGCCTGGATTACACCAAGGGCATCCTGGAGAAACTGCAGGCCTACGAGCGCCTGCTGGCCGACAACCCGGAGCTGCACAAGAAGGTCACCCTGGTCAGCATCTGCGTGCCGGCGGCCCGCGAAATGACCGTCTACGACGAGCTGCAATCGCAGATCGAACAGGCGGTCGGGCGCATCAACGGTCGTTTCGCACGGGTCGGCTGGACGCCCGTGCAGTTCTTCTTCCGCAGTTTCCCGTTCGACGAGGTGGTGGCCTGGTACGCCATGGCCGACGTGATGTGGATCACCCCGCTGCGCGACGGCCTCAACCTGGTGGCCAAGGAATTCGTCGCCACCCAGGGGCTGACCGACGGCCAGGGCGTGCTGGCGCTATCGGAATTCGCCGGTGCCGCCGCCGAACTCAAGGGCGCCCTGCTGACCAACCCTCACGACACCGCCGACCTGGCGCAAACCTGTTACCTGGCGCTGAACATGCCCAAGGCCGAAGCCCGGGCTCGGCTGCGCGAGCTGTTCGATATCGTCAGCTACAACGACATCCGCCGCTGGGGTGACGAGTTCCTGGCCGGCGTCGCCGAGCCGGAGAATGAGACGGTGCTGCAGCTGGCAGCGGGCTGAGCCAAGGCAATATATCTGTGGGAGCGGGCCATGCCCGCGAAGCTTTTCGGGCGCATGGCGCCCTCCCACAAATGCGGGTCTAATTCAAAATCGCGAAGCGCTGCTCTGCGAGGCAGCCAACAACCAGCACCTGATATGCTGCGCGCCATCGCAAGTACGAGACGCCCTGCATGAACGACATTCTGATCATCGGTATCGGCGCCGGTGACCCCGACTACCTCACCACCCAGGCGATCAAGGCTCTCAACCGCGCCGACGTGTTCTTCATCCTCGACAAGGGCGAGGCCAAGGACAAGCTGATCGCCCTGCGCCGCCTGATCCTCGACCGCTATATCGCGCCGGAGCGCCAATACCGCGTGCTGGAGGCGACCAACCCGGAGCGCGAGCGCAACGTTGCGGACTACGATGCCAGCATCGACAACCTCAACCGCGACAAGCAAGCCGTATTCGAGCAACTGCTCGGTCAACTGAACGAAGGCGAAACCGGCGCTTTCCTGGTCTGGGGCGACCCGTCGCTGTACGACAGCACCATCCGCATTCTCGACGGCGTAATCGCCGCTGGCATGCCGCTCAACTACGAAGTGATCCCCGGCATCACCAGCGTGCAGGCCCTCACCGCCCGCCACCGCATTCCCCTGAACCAGATCGGTCGCGCCGTGCAGATCACCACCGGCCGTCGCCTTCGCGAAGGCTGGCCAGCGGGCGTGGACAGCGTGGTGGTGATGCTCGATGCCCAGGACAGCTATCGCCACGTGATCGACGAAGACCTACACATCTACTGGGGCGCCTACGTGGGCACGGCGGACGAGATCCTGATCTCAGGCAAGCTGGCCGAGGTGGCCGAGGAGATCGCCACGACCCGCGCTGTAGCACGCGAAGCCAACGGCTGGATCATGGACAGTTATCTGCTGCGCCGCGGCGGGCGCGAGGCCTGAGCCCAAGCCGACCGCGCTAGGCTGTCATCGCCTATGCGCTCGGCTGCGGCCACGCCCGTGACCTTTCGCGGGCATGGCCCGTTCCCACAGGCAATACACCATTACCACTTGCATTCGCGTAACGGGCGTAGGGTGGATAACGCTTCACCCATCCACCGCTCTGCAATCGCAATGGTGGACAAAAAGAGCGTTGTCCACCCTACGGGAACGACCGGCTGCTTGCGCGATATGGCAGCCTGCCAAGGTGCCATGATTGGCGCTGATAGATAGGAAATTCGCCTCAGAGGCGCTCGCGAAACAGCGCCTGGTGCTCGCGGCACTGCTCAGCCGAGAGCATGAACACGCCATGCCCGCCGCGGGCGAAATCCAGCCAGGCGAAATCCACTTCCGGATACAGCGCTTCGACGTGCACCTGGCTGTTGCCCACCTCGACGATCAGCAGGCCTTTCTCGGTCAGATGATCGGCAGCCTCGGCGAGCATCCGCCGCACCAGATCCAGCCCATCATCGCCGCAGGCCAGGCCCATTTCCGGCTCGTGCTGGTACTCGGCCGGCATGTCGGCGAAATCCTCGGCATCCACATAAGGCGGGTTGGAGACGATCAGGTCGAAGCGCTGTCCCGGCAGGCCGGCAAAGCCGTCGCCCTGTACGGTGTAGACGCGTTCCTCAAGCCCATGGCGCTCGATATTGCGATTGGCCACTTCCAGCGCCTCGAAGGACAGATCACCCAGCACCACCTCGGCGTCGAGAAATTCGTAGGCGCAGGCAATACCGATGCAGCCGGAGCCGGTGCACAGGTCGAGAATCCGCGCGGGTTCGCCGGCCAGCCAGGGGCTGAAGCGCTGCTCGATCAGCTCGCCAATCGGTGAGCGCGGCACCAGCACACGCTCATCGACGATGAACGGCAAACCGCAGAACCAGGCTTCGCCCAATAGGTAGGCGGTCGGTACGCGCTCCTCGATACGGCGCTTGAGCAGGCTCTGCAGATGCAGATGCTCGTCGTCCTCGAGGCGGCAATCCAGGTAGCCGTCGGCGATTTCCCAAGGCAGGTGCAGCGCGCCAAGCACCAACTGCCGGGCTTCGTCCCAAGCATTGTCGGTGCCGTGCCCGAAGAACAGCTCTTCGGCCTGAAAACGGCTCACCGCCCAACGAATGTAGTCACGCAGCGTGCGCAGGCGGGTGTTCAGGGCTGGGCGGGCATCGGTCACAGAATGGCTCCGGGCAAAAGGCGTTAGTTTAGCAGGCCGGCCCAGGCATTCCAGCGCCCGGCAGAGGATTGCCCGCCCTCCGCGCGCATCCGCATACCAGCAAGCTGAAACGATTTTGCTGGCACCGCTGCGCTCGCAGGCAGCAATACAACCAACAGAGAGGTTCACAGCGGCGTCATAGAGGCGGACAATATGCACCGTTAACCGCGCCAGCAAGGAGTCGTACATGTCGTCCCACCCGCAAACGTTCTATCAGCTCACCGGCCGTGGCCATGCCCCCGCCAACCTGAGCAATGCGACCTTGCTGATCATCGACGCCCAGGAAGAGTATCGCAGCGGTGTGGTGAAGCTGCCTGGCCTCGACGCCGCCGTGAGCGAAATCGCCAAGCTGCTGGACGCCGTGCGCGCCCAGGGCGGCGCCATCGTGCACATCAAGCACCTGGGCATTCCCGGTGGTCTGCTCGACCCACGCGGCCCGCGTGGCGATCACCTGCCGGAAGTAGCACCGCTGCCCGGCGAAATCGTCGTCGAGAAGCGCATGCCGAACGCCTTTTCCGGCACGGATCTGCACGAAAAGCTGCAATCCCTCGGTCATCTGGACCTGATCGTCTGCGGCTTCATGACCCACTCGAGCATCAGCACCACCATTCGCGCTACCAAGGATTACGGCTACCGCTGCACCGTGGTCGACGCTGCCTGCGCCACCCGCGACCTGCCGACGCCAGATGGAAAGGTGATCAGCGCCGCCGAAATGCACCGCGTGGAGATGATCGCCCTGGCCGACAATTTTGCCGCCTGGGTGCCGGACGCCAACGCTCTGCTGTAATCGTACCTGCACCGCATCGGTTTGAACCCGCTACTACACTGCCAGTCATAGCGAGAAGATCCTTCAAGGAATCAGCGCATGAAGCAAACAGACGGTTTCAGTGCCAGCCTCCGCCCGCGACGCTCGTTCAGCTGGCGGCTGCGTTTTGCCGCTGCGCTAACGGCGCTGTTCGCGGTATTGGGCATTCTGCTGCTGATGGCGGGCGCGTCGACCCTGCTGGGGCGCCCGCCGGCACTGGGCAACCTCAATGACTCGACCACCGACGCTAGCGTACTGCTGGTGCTCGGCATGGTGCTGCTCTGGGGTGGCGTGCTGGGCTGGCGCAAAGCCCGGCGTCGCATGCGCCAGCGCAGGGCTGACCTGGCGATGTCTCCGCACCTGATGAAGAAACGCGACTGACCCACCCCGCGCCGCTTGGTAAACTGGGCGCCCCTGCGGAGGCCCCATGCAAGACGACGACCTTTCCCTGTTCAAAGCCCAGCTGCAAGGCGTTAAGCCGATCAAGCACGATCGTGCCGACATCGGCAAACCGAAGAGCGACCGCGCGCGACTGGCCACCCTGCGCCAGGCCGCCACGCAGCGTACCGACACCATCAAGGTCGACGGCCTGTCCGATCAGTTCGTCATCGACGTCGGCGCTGAAGATGCGCTGTTCTGGGCTGGCAACGGCGTGCAGGACGGCCAGATGCGCAAGCTCAAGCTCGGCCAGATTCCCTTCGACGGCAGCCTCGACCTACACGGCATGAGCGTCGAGAAGGCCCGCGACACGCTCTGGGAGTTTCTCGCCGAAGCCACCAAGCTGGAAATCCGCTGCGTGCGGGTGACCCACGGCAAGGCGGTACGCACCGATGGCCGCAAGCCGATGATCAAGAGCCACGTGAATACCTGGCTTCGCCAGCATCCGCAGGTGCTGGGTTTCGCCTCCTGCGTGGCCAAGCACGGGGGCACGGGGGCGGTCTATGTGATGCTCAAGCGCACCATGATGGATGGCCGTGACGAGTGATCGCTCGATTGCCTTCCCCACGAAGCGCTGATCGCAGCGCATAAAAAACCCGGCGCCAGGCCGGGTTTTTCTGTACAGCGCAGCGCTGAATCAGGCCGGCGCTTTGGCGCGGGACTTGTACTCGCCGGTACGGGTATCGATCTCGATCCAGTCGCCGATTTCGCAGAAGTCGGCAACCTTCACTTCGGTACCGTTGTTCAGCTTGGCAGGCTTCATCACCTTGCCGGACGTGTCGCCACGAGCGGAACCTTCGGTGTAGGCCAGCTGACGCACGATGGTGGTCGGCAGGTCTACGGAGATTACCTTGCCTTCGAAGAACACGGCTTCGCAGACGTCGTTCATGCCTTCTTCGATGAACGGCAGAACGCTTTCCAGGTCTTCGGCGCGCAGTTCGTAGGAGTTGTACTCCGGATCCATGAACACGTAGTCGTCGCCACTGATGTAGGACAGGTTCACTTCCTTGCGCTCAAGGATGACCGGCTCCATCTTGTCGTCGGCTTTGTAGACGGTTTCGGTCTTGGAGCCGTTGATCAGGTTCTTCAGCTTCATCTTGACGATGGCGCTGTTACGACCGGACTTGGTGAACTCGGCCTTCTGGATCAGCCATGGCTGGCCATCAATCAGGGCCACGCTGTTAGGCTTCATTTCTTGTGCGGTTTTCATACGAATATCCGGATCTGAATGGATTTACAAAATTCGAGGCCGCGTATCATAGCCAATTTCGGTAAAACTGCACCAGCGCTGCGGCAAGATCTGCACGTACCGCCTGGCGCCTGGCCCACGCCTGTGCGTGGGCAGCCAGTTCATCGGCGCATTGCAGCCAGGCTGCCCAGCCCGGCGTCATGTCCTCTCCCGCATTCCAGGCCTGCCACACTGCGCGCAAAGCCGCCTGGGCCTCGCCTGAAAGCGCCTGGCAGTAAAGGGCCATGAAAGCGTCGAGCTTTACCAGGTGCGCATCGTCCTGCTGCGGGTAGATGTGCCAGACCAGCGGTCGGCCCGCCCATTGCGCACGCACGAAGGAATCCTCGCCGCGCACCAGGTTGAGGTCGCAGCACCAGAGCAACGCGTCGTACTGCTCCTGCTGCATGAAGGGCAGCAGCTGCACGCTCAAGGCGCCGCGCCGCATGACCTGACCCGGCTCGAGCGGCGAGCCTGCCCAACGCTGCAAGTCGCCAAGGATCCGCCCCTCCGGCACCAGCAGATGGGTCGGGGTATCGGCGCTTGCCAGGGCATCCAGCCAGCCGGCAAGTGCGGCATTTTCATAGGCGAACAGGGAAACCAGGCGCGCCTCAGCAACCGGTCTGATGCCCAGTGAGCCAAGGAACTCGATGCGGGCCCCGGCGTCCTCTTGCAAACGGTCGCGGGCGGCAAGCAAGCCGCTCTCGCGTAGCAGCCCGCCGGTGCCGGTAGTGAAGCCCGGGAAGAAGAAGAACTTCTGCAGGCCATTGCCCTGCATCGACGGTAGGCCGTGGCAACCTTCGACCCAACTCTCGGCGCTCAGGTATTCCAGATTCAGCCAGAGCACCGGTGCTTCACGCGCCGCCATCGCCGCCACATACTCGGTGGGCAGCTCGCAGGCGAAGGCTTCGATCACCACATCGGCCGGCTCGACCGTCTGCCAGGCCTGCGCCCAGTGACGCACCTCGACGCCACTCAATAGCTGACAGGCTAACTCGGCATCGGCCTGCGGGCAGATGCGCGCCAGCGCTGCCAGGTCATCGACCCACAGGCGCACTTTGGCGCCCTGCTCGGCCACCAGCTGCCGCGCCAGGCGCCAGGTCACACCGATATCGCCGTAGTTATCGACGACGCGGCAGAAAATATCCCACCTCATAACGCCCTTCCCCTCAGGCCTGCAGCCCGCCCTCGCACTGACGCGCATTCATGTTGGCATCGACCAGCGGCTCGGCCACTTCGACGCCAGGCACCACATCGGAAAGATCTTCCTGGCGCTCGTGCTCCAGCGCGCCCTGAACCAGATCCTCGGTCACCCGCAGCTCCGCGCCGACCATCGAGGCGGGTGTCGCCGGCTCGAATGGTGCCACAGGCTGAGGCGCCGGGCGCAGCTTGCGGCGCCAGAAGAACAGCAGAACCAGACAGCCATTGAGCAGGCTGAAGGCCAGGAACAGTCCGGCG is a genomic window containing:
- a CDS encoding 4a-hydroxytetrahydrobiopterin dehydratase, producing the protein MTALSKATCEACSADAPKVSEAELAQLIKEIPDWNIEVRDGVMQLERAYSFRTFKHALAFTNAVGEIAESENHHPSLLTEWGKVTVTWWSHSIKGLHRNDFIMAARTDELAKVAEGRK
- a CDS encoding MFS transporter, yielding MWSLIAPISSLLGGVALLLLGNGLLNTLLTLRGVAEGYSTGMLGLIMSGYFVGFLLGTWLAIPLVRRVGHIRAFSFCAALAAITALLHVLLVDPWVWLSLRVLYGLALVSLYMVIESWLNAQVPNDKRGQMFAVYMAVNLGALAAAQQLLNLADPADFLLFALAAMLISAALMPITLTRQAQPNVPDTLHTNLRAIVGIAPLSIAAAGLSGLALGAFWGMAPVYASLNGFDAAGVGLMMSATILGGALLQWPIGRFSDTHDRRWALFWVVSAAVIVALVMSLLPAGRPLLGLMFLFGGLSFAIYPIAVAQLIDQLHSDEILSGSSSLLMVNGIGSVCGPLLAGLLMQYSGAAALPLYFAATLGLLAAYTFYRLRHVSDLVAGEQAHFVPMLRTSHTVLELMPDAPPSADDVDSDNDHTGDEREPVTTSS
- the ggpS gene encoding glucosylglycerol-phosphate synthase; its protein translation is MLLATDLDGTFLAGDPEDRLSLYQTIAAHPEIQLAYVTGRSLEAVLPLLADPTLPQPDFIIADVGATFVHGDSLQPIQQLQSQVDARWPGESQVAQALESFGLERQDVPQARRCSYFCTPEQAADPALAQAAERLGCDLLYSADRYLDFLPKGVNKGTSLKALVEWLGLDDGEVLACGDTLNDLNMLDGTYKGICVGESEPNLIKATEHQSWILHADRPGCGGILQAFVHFGFLGEHGIAAEKRTATKPGRAELVMVYHRLPYEEHRGADGKVQRRRPTSPNGIIPTLMSFFGDSRPGSWVAWAVDEGGDEPFETHTTVDAERYPKLTAARVALSKREVDIFYKRFSKEAFWPTLHTFWERARFDEDDWQVFLKVNRAFAERTAKEAAEGAVVWLHDYNLWMVPGYLRELRPDLRIAFFHHTYFPSADVFNVLPWRRQIIGSLLQCDYIGFHIPRQVENFVDVARGVTPLKTVSRQSCAPRFVTYGCAVGLERMTTAVDTGSRVVKLGAHPVGLDIDRVRNALAQDKTREQMANLREELSGIKLILSVERLDYTKGILEKLQAYERLLADNPELHKKVTLVSICVPAAREMTVYDELQSQIEQAVGRINGRFARVGWTPVQFFFRSFPFDEVVAWYAMADVMWITPLRDGLNLVAKEFVATQGLTDGQGVLALSEFAGAAAELKGALLTNPHDTADLAQTCYLALNMPKAEARARLRELFDIVSYNDIRRWGDEFLAGVAEPENETVLQLAAG
- the cobF gene encoding precorrin-6A synthase (deacetylating); the protein is MNDILIIGIGAGDPDYLTTQAIKALNRADVFFILDKGEAKDKLIALRRLILDRYIAPERQYRVLEATNPERERNVADYDASIDNLNRDKQAVFEQLLGQLNEGETGAFLVWGDPSLYDSTIRILDGVIAAGMPLNYEVIPGITSVQALTARHRIPLNQIGRAVQITTGRRLREGWPAGVDSVVVMLDAQDSYRHVIDEDLHIYWGAYVGTADEILISGKLAEVAEEIATTRAVAREANGWIMDSYLLRRGGREA
- the prmB gene encoding 50S ribosomal protein L3 N(5)-glutamine methyltransferase, whose translation is MNTRLRTLRDYIRWAVSRFQAEELFFGHGTDNAWDEARQLVLGALHLPWEIADGYLDCRLEDDEHLHLQSLLKRRIEERVPTAYLLGEAWFCGLPFIVDERVLVPRSPIGELIEQRFSPWLAGEPARILDLCTGSGCIGIACAYEFLDAEVVLGDLSFEALEVANRNIERHGLEERVYTVQGDGFAGLPGQRFDLIVSNPPYVDAEDFADMPAEYQHEPEMGLACGDDGLDLVRRMLAEAADHLTEKGLLIVEVGNSQVHVEALYPEVDFAWLDFARGGHGVFMLSAEQCREHQALFRERL
- a CDS encoding cysteine hydrolase family protein; the encoded protein is MSSHPQTFYQLTGRGHAPANLSNATLLIIDAQEEYRSGVVKLPGLDAAVSEIAKLLDAVRAQGGAIVHIKHLGIPGGLLDPRGPRGDHLPEVAPLPGEIVVEKRMPNAFSGTDLHEKLQSLGHLDLIVCGFMTHSSISTTIRATKDYGYRCTVVDAACATRDLPTPDGKVISAAEMHRVEMIALADNFAAWVPDANALL
- a CDS encoding Smr/MutS family protein, which encodes MQDDDLSLFKAQLQGVKPIKHDRADIGKPKSDRARLATLRQAATQRTDTIKVDGLSDQFVIDVGAEDALFWAGNGVQDGQMRKLKLGQIPFDGSLDLHGMSVEKARDTLWEFLAEATKLEIRCVRVTHGKAVRTDGRKPMIKSHVNTWLRQHPQVLGFASCVAKHGGTGAVYVMLKRTMMDGRDE
- the efp gene encoding elongation factor P, translating into MKTAQEMKPNSVALIDGQPWLIQKAEFTKSGRNSAIVKMKLKNLINGSKTETVYKADDKMEPVILERKEVNLSYISGDDYVFMDPEYNSYELRAEDLESVLPFIEEGMNDVCEAVFFEGKVISVDLPTTIVRQLAYTEGSARGDTSGKVMKPAKLNNGTEVKVADFCEIGDWIEIDTRTGEYKSRAKAPA
- the earP gene encoding elongation factor P maturation arginine rhamnosyltransferase EarP, which produces MRWDIFCRVVDNYGDIGVTWRLARQLVAEQGAKVRLWVDDLAALARICPQADAELACQLLSGVEVRHWAQAWQTVEPADVVIEAFACELPTEYVAAMAAREAPVLWLNLEYLSAESWVEGCHGLPSMQGNGLQKFFFFPGFTTGTGGLLRESGLLAARDRLQEDAGARIEFLGSLGIRPVAEARLVSLFAYENAALAGWLDALASADTPTHLLVPEGRILGDLQRWAGSPLEPGQVMRRGALSVQLLPFMQQEQYDALLWCCDLNLVRGEDSFVRAQWAGRPLVWHIYPQQDDAHLVKLDAFMALYCQALSGEAQAALRAVWQAWNAGEDMTPGWAAWLQCADELAAHAQAWARRQAVRADLAAALVQFYRNWL